In a genomic window of Brucella anthropi ATCC 49188:
- a CDS encoding winged helix DNA-binding protein, with product MGKNRGSEETVAVSSETREASFDEVALPKHLRPVASIGPIVSSAHLAEGGSPGMSEVEYGLILASHAFSRWMVRCMAAAGLPGLSPIEVLILHSIRHRDREKKLADICLVLDIEDTHIATYAIRKLENAGLLTTGKAAKEKTVKITAKGAEACARYAQIRERLLVDSTANARPSEEALSEVAALLRFMSGAFNQATRSAITL from the coding sequence ATGGGGAAAAACAGGGGCAGCGAAGAAACTGTAGCGGTGTCTTCCGAGACCCGGGAAGCAAGCTTCGATGAAGTCGCGTTGCCCAAGCATCTGCGCCCGGTTGCCTCAATAGGTCCCATTGTATCGTCTGCGCATCTTGCTGAAGGCGGTTCGCCGGGTATGTCCGAGGTTGAATATGGCCTCATTCTCGCATCGCACGCGTTTTCGCGCTGGATGGTTCGCTGCATGGCTGCAGCAGGATTGCCGGGGCTCTCTCCCATCGAAGTGCTGATTCTTCATTCGATCCGTCATCGTGATCGCGAGAAGAAGCTTGCCGATATCTGCCTTGTTCTCGATATTGAAGATACGCATATTGCGACGTATGCCATCCGCAAGCTTGAAAATGCCGGTCTGCTGACCACCGGCAAGGCAGCGAAGGAAAAGACGGTGAAGATCACCGCCAAAGGAGCAGAAGCCTGCGCGCGCTATGCGCAGATTCGCGAACGCCTTCTGGTTGATTCCACCGCCAATGCGCGCCCGTCTGAAGAAGCGCTTTCGGAAGTGGCTGCCCTTTTGCGTTTCATGTCCGGTGCATTCAATCAGGCCACGCGGTCTGCCATCACACTTTAA